The Homalodisca vitripennis isolate AUS2020 unplaced genomic scaffold, UT_GWSS_2.1 ScUCBcl_2046;HRSCAF=6412, whole genome shotgun sequence genome has a window encoding:
- the LOC124371818 gene encoding LOW QUALITY PROTEIN: GDP-fucose protein O-fucosyltransferase 2-like (The sequence of the model RefSeq protein was modified relative to this genomic sequence to represent the inferred CDS: deleted 1 base in 1 codon), with protein MHLKIIILILLTLTLEAVFTEENHCSKAFGCSGNSVMGKVSRYVLYDVNIGEGFNLKRDVYMRMAMFIQAFAQKSKDDWHLVLPPWTRQWHWTTEKLHVSYQWSDFFDVASLQLYSPVIELDQFYVDWGDLVDEVYILQHFPEFYDWTEGGGGKMDWSDKWKLAECRDHPYYKKENGTFLFFRGKKHVRAKQVQCVSFQGSSAYLEAVVSSTKARCIMFDRAEIATHMMYGDANYWKCRRSMRFAKHLVDAANAFRASHLNSTDLQDGTVRPLDWRDEVPHRSAKGGPYLGVHLRRKDFIYGRPKEVPSIVDSAVQIKMYLKNLKLSTVFVATDMPTEEYESLQKLLEKDGFRSVKFVMKDEDKNRYKEGGLAIIDQIVASHARFFVGTHESTFSFRIQEEREILGFPADTTFNRFCPTPDNKDCTPPTKWLIEYPDGGNFKSVNFKHFETDEL; from the exons atgcatttaaaaataattattctgatTTTGTTAACTTTAACATTAGAAGCag tttttactGAAGAAAATCATTGTTCGAAAGCTTTTGGTTGTTCAGGCAATAGTGTAATGGGGAAAGTGTCGAGATATGTTCTGTATGATGTAAATATTGGGGAGGGTTTTAATCTGAAACGAGATGTCTACATGAGAATGGCAATGTTTATACAAGCTTTTGCTCAGAAATCTAAAGATGATTGGCATCTGGTTCTGCCTCCATGGACTAGACAGTGGCATTGGACAACAGAGAAGCTTCATGTGTCCTATCAGTGGAGTGACTTCTTCGATGTTGCGAGTCTTCAGCTTTATTCTCCAGTGATTGAGTTAGACCAGTTCTATGTGGACTGGGGGGATTTGGTGGATGAAGTGTACATCTTACAGCATTTCCCAGAGTTCTACGACTGGACTGAAGGTGGCGGCGGCAAAATGGACTGGTCTGACAAATGGAAACTAGCAGAATGTAGAGACCACCCATATTACAAGAAAGAAAATGGAACGTTCCTGTTTTTCCGAGGGAAGAAACATGTGAGGGCTAAACAAGTGCAGTGTGTCTCTTTTCAAGGGAGCTCTGCTTATTTAGAAGCAGTGGTGTCGTCAACAAAAGCGAGATGCATCATGTTTGATCGTGCTGAGATCGCAACGCACATGATGTATGGA GACGCAAACTACTGGAAATGTAGACGGAGTATGAGATTTGCCAAGCATCTTGTTGACGCTGCTAATGCTTTTCGAGCTTCTCACCTGAACTCAACAGATTTACAGGATGGAACTGTTCGACCTCTGGATTGGAGAGATGAAGTACCTCATCGTTCAGCAAAAGGTGGACCTTATTTAGGGGTACATTTGCGGAGGAAAGACTTTATCTACGGACGGCCCAAGGAAGTTCCTTCTATAGTTGATAGTGCAGTTCAGATTAAGATGTACCTTAAAAATCTCAAGTTATCTACAGTATTTGTTGCAACTGATATGCCAACTGAGGAATATGAGAGTTTACAAAAATTGCTTGAGAAAGATGGCTTTCGGTCAGTGAAATTCGTTATGAAAGATGAGGACAAAAATCGGTACAAAGAAGGCGGTTTGGCCATTATAGACCAGATTGTTGCTTCGCATGCTAGGTTTTTTGTTGGAACACATGAGTCTACATTCTCTTTCAGAATACAAGAAGAGAGGGAGATCTTGGGGTTCCCAGCAGATACTACTTTCAACAGATTCTGTCCTACTCCAGATAACAAAGACTGCACTCCGCCCACCAAGTGGTTAATAGAATATCCTGACGGAGgaaattttaaatcagtaaattttAAGCATTTTGAAACAGACGAATTGTGA